One part of the Treponema sp. OMZ 787 genome encodes these proteins:
- a CDS encoding RHS repeat domain-containing protein — translation MKPKLCICSQPNYLIRTAIEAEILFAVCIIKKQALTGGKILAHEDKCSKKIRAVLVQQADRRSFEASAMPALVYFYIIMIVHKCQQSAAQRGVSTFELRVLPFGKTSGGKLLNLLSNSTDRTFENRRSRYKELGKKVPQAYRVYVEDSFLPCDAVDARIFSKEMTHTENQRDNDEQKTKRYYYHSDHLGSAQFVTDWRGKQYEHIEYTPYGELWIEETAPGIDKLPFRFTGKELDEETGLYYYGARYLDPKYSRWLSGDPALNDYIPKAPIDDEAKKHNENLPGLGGVFNVVNLHVYNYAGNNPVKYVDPDGDKILDVSTTLFQESGGKEPLGKSSLTIKGYGCVLTAYTRIGNAIGISEDITLLSANRTAKNNIFVGEDKNLLDRWNSGPKLVNRIGEGSGNMLKFDKSLTNLTLNEYGVALEEYKNSFDTYAVTIRLSSGHTVNMNTDGIIRDDNGNYMIKINNTSNLSTHNAWKPGGMDGDVIDKNIYIQRVDVFKVEFNGNFNKNILLPN, via the coding sequence ATGAAACCAAAACTTTGTATTTGTTCACAGCCTAATTATCTCATTCGGACAGCGATTGAAGCAGAAATCCTTTTTGCGGTTTGCATAATCAAAAAGCAAGCTCTGACCGGAGGGAAGATCCTTGCCCATGAAGACAAATGCAGCAAAAAGATTAGAGCGGTATTGGTGCAGCAAGCCGATAGGCGCAGCTTCGAAGCAAGCGCGATGCCTGCACTTGTGTACTTTTACATAATTATGATAGTACACAAGTGTCAGCAGTCCGCCGCTCAAAGGGGCGTAAGCACCTTTGAGCTTCGAGTTTTGCCATTCGGCAAAACATCGGGGGGTAAGCTTTTAAATTTACTAAGTAACTCCACTGACAGGACTTTTGAAAATAGACGGAGCAGGTACAAGGAGTTAGGCAAAAAAGTACCGCAGGCGTATCGGGTATACGTCGAGGACTCTTTTTTGCCGTGCGACGCAGTAGATGCCCGTATATTTTCAAAAGAGATGACACATACGGAAAACCAAAGAGATAACGATGAACAAAAGACAAAGCGTTACTACTACCATTCAGACCACCTTGGAAGTGCGCAATTTGTAACAGATTGGCGTGGTAAGCAATACGAGCATATAGAGTACACACCTTACGGAGAACTCTGGATAGAGGAGACAGCTCCCGGAATTGATAAACTTCCTTTTAGGTTTACCGGTAAAGAGCTTGACGAGGAGACGGGATTGTACTACTATGGAGCTAGGTATCTTGACCCGAAATATTCGAGGTGGTTGTCAGGCGACCCTGCACTTAATGATTACATACCTAAAGCTCCGATAGATGATGAGGCTAAAAAACATAATGAAAACTTGCCGGGACTTGGCGGTGTGTTTAATGTTGTAAACCTTCATGTGTATAACTATGCAGGGAATAATCCGGTGAAGTATGTGGATCCGGATGGGGATAAAATACTGGATGTTAGTACAACGTTGTTTCAAGAAAGCGGTGGCAAGGAACCCCTTGGTAAAAGCAGTCTTACTATTAAGGGCTATGGATGTGTTTTAACGGCATATACTCGGATTGGAAATGCAATAGGAATTTCTGAAGATATTACGCTTCTTAGTGCAAATAGAACAGCAAAAAATAATATATTTGTTGGCGAAGATAAAAATTTACTTGACCGTTGGAATAGTGGGCCAAAATTAGTGAATAGAATAGGAGAAGGGAGTGGAAATATGTTAAAATTTGATAAAAGTCTAACAAATCTAACATTAAATGAATATGGAGTAGCTCTAGAAGAGTATAAAAATTCTTTTGATACTTATGCTGTTACAATAAGGCTTTCAAGTGGGCATACTGTGAATATGAATACTGATGGGATTATTAGAGATGATAATGGTAATTATATGATAAAGATAAATAATACAAGCAATCTCTCAACCCATAATGCTTGGAAGCCGGGAGGAATGGATGGTGATGTAATTGATAAAAAT